Proteins from a single region of Arctopsyche grandis isolate Sample6627 chromosome 1, ASM5162203v2, whole genome shotgun sequence:
- the LOC143916627 gene encoding uncharacterized protein LOC143916627, which translates to MSSLKKSMKAAYSPRSRRLRPKVKTMDSLQLPKPSRFGTTESTSTAANMKVCVRIRPPNHWEVDTGRRIVVKPVDSRMLIFDPKVEEEPFFYQGVQQPSHNYLKKANKEMQFIFDTVFGVQATNVDVFNESTKDIITSLMEGYNCSVFVYGATGAGKTFTMVGYPETPGITYLTMRELFKCIEQHRQEREFEICVSYLEIYNENVHDLLQPSGSLHLRDDGKYGVQISGLSSKSINTAQELLDMLDKGNKNRTQHPTDANAESSRSHAVFQVYVKMRTKATNQAKIVKLSMIDLAGSERASATGCKGDRFKEGANINRSLLSLGNCINQLADGAKFIPYRDSKLTRLLKDSLGGNCRTVMIANVAPTSSSYEDTYNTLKYATRANKIQQKMKKNIISCDGHVAQYIKQAEELRERVSRLENELTQADGLKEKVAHLEAELARAKENQTGVVTGFSDVKTDEISEKLLKKWSVKLKSQSEVHFANLSGVLSRQRKQRGFASRAIRKRRAAAALAALCVEAPDPQLKNECRNDVSRLQSSSESLIRQAVSMQSELEKALEELESSESDFKRLKTEAVEACPILEPLAVALDSQQDSIISEAKADHLKSLTISHVDEITNLNSFVKNSLDMLKKYYIRLKSQGIFTSAMVNEYKDLIRQAKSSRAVTWKDEQDDLQCDDAYLKYMINLDLKNASIPDGPIIDIVQSPEIGHLLLSDMEEDVVEGDPTDEDEAMSSEDVLNSTYVEPNGAMNDLQEDTFIMLNGHGKDFVSTKTVNPNMLNSTFVLAHKAVNDCKAIKTVEIKKVLSERTNVFESNKLSAQKLKLPTGKVAPFKRPVTISTVKENKSGFGSSANRFHLTTTVNSIQSNNTQVGCKTVRNKERTALASTVLPYRRPQFPVSRR; encoded by the exons ATGTCGTCGCTGAAGAAGTCTATGAAGGCAGCCTACTCGCCCAGGTCTCGTCGGCTACGTCCAAAAGTGAAGACCATGGATTCTTTACAACTGCCCAAACCTTCCCGGTTTGGCACCACAGAGTCGACTTCAACAGCGGCCAACATGAAGGTGTGCGTACGAATCCGACCTCCTAACCATTGGGAAGTCGACACGGGGAGACGCATCGTCGTCAAACCCGTCGATTCGAGGATGCTCATCTTCGACCCCAAAGTAGAGGAAGAGCCATTCTTCTACCAGGGAGTGCAGCAGCCGTCGCACAATTATCTCAAGAAAGCCAATAAAGAAATGCAATTCATATTCGACACTGTCTTTGGCGTCCAGGCGACGAATGTAGACGTCTTCAACGAGAGCACCAAAGACATCATCACCTCGCTCATGGAGGGTTATAATTGCTCAGTCTTCGTCTACGGAGCTACCGGAGCGGGTAAGACTTTCACGATGGTCGGTTATCCAGAGACGCCCGGCATCACGTATCTGACGATGCGAGAACTGTTCAAATGCATTGAACAACACCGACAAGAGCGAGAGTTTGAAATATGCGTGTCGTATCTAGAG atctATAATGAAAACGTCCACGATTTACTCCAACCGTCCGGTTCCTTACATCTGAGGGACGACGGTAAATACGGTGTTCAAATTTCAGGCTTGTCTAGCAAAAGTATTAACACTGCTCAGGAATTGCTCGACATGTTGGATAAAGGGAACAAAAATCGAACACAACATCCGACGGATGCAAACGCCGAAAGCTCTCGCAGTCATGCCGTTTTTCAG GTGTACGTGAAAATGAGAACCAAAGCAACGAATCAAGCCAAAATTGTTAAATTATCTATGATTGATTTGGCCGGTAGTGAGCGAGCTTCAGCTACCGGTTGCAAAGGAGATCGTTTCAAAGAAGGAGCCAATATAAATCGCAGTTTATTGTCGCTCGGTAATTGTATCAATCAATTAGCCGATGGGGCGAAGTTCATTCCGTACAG GGATTCAAAGTTGACTAGGTTGTTGAAGGACAGTCTTGGTGGAAATTGCCGTACTGTTATGATCGCGAATGTCGCACCAACGAGTTCATCGTACGAGGACACGTACAACACTCTCAAGTACGCGACCCGAGCCAATAAGATTCAGCAGAAGATGAAGAAGAATATTATTAGCTGCGATGGCCACGTCGCTCAATACATTAAACAAGCAGAAGAGTTGAGAGAAAGAGTGTCGCGGCTAGAGAACGAACTCACTCAAGCTGACGGATTAAAGGAGAAAGTTGCACACCTCGAAGCCGAGCTTGCTCGGGCGAAAGAAAATCAGACAGGAGTAGTGACCGGCTTTTCAGATGTTAAAACGGATGAAATATCTG agaaaCTCCTGAAGAAATGGAGCGTCAAACTGAAGTCTCAATCTGAGGTCCATTTCGCAAATTTGTCAGGAGTTTTATCAAGGCAACGGAAACAACGTGGTTTTGCGTCACGAGCTATTAGAAAGCGTCGTGCTGCGGCAGCTCTTGCAGCTCTATGTGTAGAAGCACCCGATCCAcaattgaaaaat GAATGTCGCAATGATGTTTCTAGATTACAATCATCGTCCGAAAGTCTTATTCGCCAAGCCGTGTCTATGCAGTCGGAATTGGAAAAGGCGCTTGAAGAGTTGGAATCGTCGGAGAGTGATTTCAAACGCTTGAAAACCGAGGCAGTCGAAGCCTGTCCAATATTAGAACCGTTGGCTGTAGCGTTGGATTCCCAACAAGATTCGATAATCTCCGAAGCGAAAGCCGACCATCTAAAATCTTTAACAATATCTCACGTCGACGAGATTACAAATTTGAACAGCTTTGTTAAAAATTCTTTAGACATGTTGAAAAAATACTATATCAGACTCAAAAGCCAGGGAATATTCACTTCGGCAATGGTCAACGAGTACAAAGATCTGATACGACAAGCGAAAAGCTCTCGCGCCGTAACTTGGAAAGACGAACAGGACGATTTGCAGTGCGACGATGCTTATTTGAAATACATGATCAATCTAGATCTGAAAAATGCGAGCATTCCCGACGGTCCCATCATTGATATTGTTCAAAGTCCGGAAATTGGACACTTATTGCTGTCGGACATGGAGGAAGATGTCGTCGAAGGCGATCCCACAGACGAAGATGAGGCAATGTCTTCTGAAGACGTTTTAAATTCCACATACGTCGAACCTAACGGCGCAATGAACGACTTACAAGAAGACACGTTTATAATGTTGAATGGTCATGGCAAAGACTTCGTATCGACGAAAACAGTCAATCCGAATATGTTGAATTCTACGTTTGTGTTGGCGCATAAAGCTGTGAACGATTGTAAAGCTATCAAAACCGTTGAAATCAAGAAGGTACTCTCAGAACGCACTAACGTATTTGAGAGTAATAAAT tgTCGGCACAGAAATTGAAGCTACCGACGGGTAAAGTGGCACCTTTTAAAAGGCCCGTCACTATTTCCACAGTGAAGGAAAATAAATCTGGATTCGGTTCTTCGGCCAACCGATTTCATTTGACAACGACAGTGAATTCAATTCAATCTAACAACACACAGG ttGGATGTAAAACAGTTCGTAATAAAGAGCGGACAGCTTTAGCATCCACTGTTTTGCCGTATCGTCGGCCGCAGTTTCCCGTTTCGAGACGTTGA
- the LOC143914989 gene encoding uncharacterized protein ZK1073.1 isoform X2 gives MSTAEEKRRLMMSSRSVSCTANDKETKYVVSTDRSGDIHVHVQGDLSQQEKRCVFLTVHDLGCNHTSFHDFVNSPCMLEIRDRSCFIHIDVPGHEDNAPDLPDSYQFPTLQTLGEDLVTVLDFLHVKYAVGLGEGAGANVLARCGLAHPRRLLGLILINCTGSAASVMDVFKNKFLKWRGGEVTQSEEEFLLYHKFGHHIVQETETDKDRVLQEFVSRLRGSLNSHNLKLYVRAFLNRRDLSLKGCQLDTLLVTGALSPYSGVVEKLYREQDKNKVTMLKVERAGDVLTEAPAKVSQSLLLFCQGQGLLTSLSLPGVERRMSRAMSMEEYDKPNIRRLSITIGDPARKA, from the exons aaatacgTCGTCAGCACGGATCGCAGCGGAGACATCCACGTGCACGTTCAG GGCGACCTAAGTCAACAGGAGAAACGTTGCGTTTTCCTCACAGTCCACGATTTGGGTTGCAACC acacaTCTTTCCATGATTTCGTCAATAGTCCCTGCATGCTCGAAATTCGTGATCGTTCATGTTTCATACACATTGATGTTCCAGGACACGAAGACAATGCCCCAGATCTACCAGACTC gtATCAATTTCCAACTCTGCAAACCTTGGGAGAAGATTTGGTGACCGTTCTGGACTTTTTGCACGTTAAGTATGCCGTAGGATTGGGAGAAGGTGCCGGAGCTAATGTGCTAGCTCGCTGCGGGCTGGCACATCCTCGACGACTCTTAGGTTTGATCCTAATCAATTGTACTGGATCTGCTGCCTCTGTCATGGacgtattcaaaaataaattcctTAAATGGCGTGGCGGAGAAGTTACTCAATCCGAAGAAGAGTTTTTACTCTACCATAAGTTTGGTCAT CACATCGTTCAAGAAACAGAAACGGATAAAGATAGAGTTTTACAAGAATTTGTTTCTCGTCTCCGTGGATCGCTCAACAGTCACAATTTGAAGTTGTATGTACGAGCATTCCTCAA CCGCAGAGATTTATCACTGAAAGGTTGTCAATTGGATACGCTTCTTGTGACTGGTGCACTTTCACCATACTCTGGTGTGGTGGAGAAGCTCTATCGCGAACAAGACAAGAATAAAGTGACAATGTTGAAAGTGGAACGAGCAGGAGATGTTTTGACTGAAGCG CCGGCTAAAGTTTCCCAGAGTCTTCTACTGTTCTGTCAAGGACAAGGCTTGTTGACATCTCTTTCGCTTCCTGGAGTTGAGAGACGTATGTCAAGGGCCATGAGCATGGAAGAATATGATAAACCAAATATTCGTCGTTTGTCCATCACAATAGGTGATCCAGCTCGAAAAGCCTAG
- the LOC143914989 gene encoding uncharacterized protein ZK1073.1 isoform X3 produces MSDSDEKLHIQKYVVSTDRSGDIHVHVQGDLSQQEKRCVFLTVHDLGCNHTSFHDFVNSPCMLEIRDRSCFIHIDVPGHEDNAPDLPDSYQFPTLQTLGEDLVTVLDFLHVKYAVGLGEGAGANVLARCGLAHPRRLLGLILINCTGSAASVMDVFKNKFLKWRGGEVTQSEEEFLLYHKFGHHIVQETETDKDRVLQEFVSRLRGSLNSHNLKLYVRAFLNRRDLSLKGCQLDTLLVTGALSPYSGVVEKLYREQDKNKVTMLKVERAGDVLTEAPAKVSQSLLLFCQGQGLLTSLSLPGVERRMSRAMSMEEYDKPNIRRLSITIGDPARKA; encoded by the exons aaatacgTCGTCAGCACGGATCGCAGCGGAGACATCCACGTGCACGTTCAG GGCGACCTAAGTCAACAGGAGAAACGTTGCGTTTTCCTCACAGTCCACGATTTGGGTTGCAACC acacaTCTTTCCATGATTTCGTCAATAGTCCCTGCATGCTCGAAATTCGTGATCGTTCATGTTTCATACACATTGATGTTCCAGGACACGAAGACAATGCCCCAGATCTACCAGACTC gtATCAATTTCCAACTCTGCAAACCTTGGGAGAAGATTTGGTGACCGTTCTGGACTTTTTGCACGTTAAGTATGCCGTAGGATTGGGAGAAGGTGCCGGAGCTAATGTGCTAGCTCGCTGCGGGCTGGCACATCCTCGACGACTCTTAGGTTTGATCCTAATCAATTGTACTGGATCTGCTGCCTCTGTCATGGacgtattcaaaaataaattcctTAAATGGCGTGGCGGAGAAGTTACTCAATCCGAAGAAGAGTTTTTACTCTACCATAAGTTTGGTCAT CACATCGTTCAAGAAACAGAAACGGATAAAGATAGAGTTTTACAAGAATTTGTTTCTCGTCTCCGTGGATCGCTCAACAGTCACAATTTGAAGTTGTATGTACGAGCATTCCTCAA CCGCAGAGATTTATCACTGAAAGGTTGTCAATTGGATACGCTTCTTGTGACTGGTGCACTTTCACCATACTCTGGTGTGGTGGAGAAGCTCTATCGCGAACAAGACAAGAATAAAGTGACAATGTTGAAAGTGGAACGAGCAGGAGATGTTTTGACTGAAGCG CCGGCTAAAGTTTCCCAGAGTCTTCTACTGTTCTGTCAAGGACAAGGCTTGTTGACATCTCTTTCGCTTCCTGGAGTTGAGAGACGTATGTCAAGGGCCATGAGCATGGAAGAATATGATAAACCAAATATTCGTCGTTTGTCCATCACAATAGGTGATCCAGCTCGAAAAGCCTAG